In Nitratireductor basaltis, the following are encoded in one genomic region:
- a CDS encoding DUF2254 domain-containing protein, translating to MGTFWVLFNRVVRALWFLPAIFSVAALVVVSAAILVSSWFPFDVDTEKLPFTISADAVESILTIVASSMLAVAVFALSTLVALLNNVSQNATPRAVPLIVADRAAQTAISIFIGAFLFSVVGIIGLSAGIYSELGRIILFSSSIFVVLVVVWALLRWISEISRIGRIEETVERAENATWSALKRMGRAGQFGCKARRSIPAQATPLNCSEIGYLQHFDPVALQKVAEMKDLHIHLPIRPGSYVDHQTPLAWVEGDADEECMDELRSAFLVGSRRTFEYDPGFGLIVLSEIAQRALSPSLNDPKTAIHVATVQTRLLADWESRWEALAEADQHDRVSLVPVDDAEMLRAAFDGLVTDGVESREVVNVILRSLHTIQKIAPQRLAGPARQLAGEVLERCYDTLAHELDIEAVRETAIAYGFEQAQDAGSNATH from the coding sequence ATGGGCACATTCTGGGTACTCTTCAATCGCGTCGTGCGGGCATTGTGGTTCTTGCCCGCCATCTTTTCGGTGGCGGCACTTGTTGTCGTCTCGGCAGCGATACTGGTCTCCAGCTGGTTCCCCTTCGACGTCGATACGGAAAAACTACCCTTCACCATTTCTGCGGATGCGGTGGAGAGCATTCTGACCATCGTCGCCTCCAGCATGCTGGCGGTTGCGGTTTTCGCGCTGTCGACGCTCGTCGCGCTGCTGAACAACGTCTCGCAAAACGCCACCCCGCGTGCGGTTCCCCTGATCGTCGCAGACCGTGCGGCGCAGACGGCCATCTCGATCTTCATCGGCGCTTTCCTTTTCTCCGTGGTGGGCATTATCGGCCTGTCGGCCGGGATTTACTCGGAGCTGGGCAGGATCATCCTCTTTTCCTCCAGTATCTTCGTCGTACTGGTCGTGGTGTGGGCGCTTTTGAGATGGATCAGCGAAATCTCGCGTATCGGACGTATCGAGGAGACAGTGGAGCGTGCCGAAAATGCCACCTGGTCCGCGCTGAAGCGCATGGGGCGCGCCGGCCAGTTCGGTTGCAAGGCGCGGCGCTCGATCCCCGCGCAGGCAACGCCGCTGAACTGCAGCGAGATCGGATATCTTCAGCATTTCGATCCGGTGGCGCTGCAAAAAGTGGCAGAGATGAAGGATCTGCACATCCATCTGCCGATCCGTCCCGGCTCCTATGTCGACCATCAGACGCCTCTTGCCTGGGTGGAAGGTGATGCGGATGAGGAGTGCATGGACGAATTGCGCAGTGCCTTTCTCGTGGGCAGTCGACGCACCTTTGAATATGACCCCGGCTTCGGACTTATCGTGTTGAGCGAGATCGCACAGCGCGCGCTTTCTCCCTCACTGAATGATCCGAAAACCGCCATCCACGTCGCGACCGTCCAGACGCGACTTCTTGCCGATTGGGAAAGCCGGTGGGAGGCGCTGGCGGAAGCCGATCAGCATGACCGCGTCAGCCTTGTCCCTGTTGACGATGCAGAAATGCTGCGCGCCGCGTTCGACGGTCTGGTAACCGACGGCGTTGAATCGCGCGAGGTCGTCAATGTCATCCTGCGCAGCTTGCACACGATCCAGAAGATTGCCCCCCAACGTCTGGCAGGCCCCGCGAGACAGCTTGCCGGCGAAGTGCTGGAACGCTGCTATGATACGCTCGCACATGAGCTGGACATAGAAGCCGTTCGCGAAACCGCGATCGCCTATGGCTTCGAACAGGCACAGGATGCAGGCAGCAACGCCACGCACTAA
- a CDS encoding GlxA family transcriptional regulator: MLKDLTPAGRQFAFLLVDKFSMLSLAAAIDVVRTSNRLLERDYYSWTTASADGETVMASNGLALKVDYAVADLPPQDILFTCVGLTTEFPAKSKVLSALRNWGRQGRGLGALAAGTFLLAEAGQLDGYRCTIHWENRASFQERYPDIECTNNVYEIDRNRYTCAGASTSIDLMLEIVRADFGSTLATAVANQVQHERIRSQGDRQRTGPESELAGKSEKLKKIVELMADNLDEPFSAAQLAKAANLSVRQVERLFLRHLNVTPSRYYMRMRLERARELLRQTNMPILSVALATGFSSHSYFAQSYRLQFGRPPSEERRSMVS, encoded by the coding sequence ATGTTGAAGGATCTTACGCCCGCAGGGCGGCAATTTGCCTTTCTGCTGGTCGACAAGTTTTCGATGCTGTCACTGGCAGCCGCCATCGATGTGGTGCGCACCTCGAACCGCCTGCTTGAAAGGGACTACTACAGCTGGACCACGGCTTCGGCGGACGGTGAAACGGTCATGGCCTCCAATGGCCTCGCGCTGAAGGTCGACTATGCGGTGGCCGACCTTCCGCCGCAGGATATTCTTTTCACCTGTGTCGGTCTGACGACCGAGTTCCCGGCCAAAAGCAAGGTGCTTTCAGCGCTTCGAAACTGGGGGCGTCAGGGCAGGGGGCTCGGTGCGCTCGCAGCAGGCACGTTCCTGCTTGCCGAAGCGGGCCAGTTGGACGGCTATCGTTGCACGATACATTGGGAGAACAGGGCAAGCTTCCAGGAGCGGTACCCCGATATCGAGTGCACCAACAATGTCTATGAGATCGACCGCAACCGCTATACTTGCGCCGGTGCCAGCACCTCCATTGACCTGATGCTTGAGATAGTCCGCGCCGATTTCGGCTCCACGCTGGCAACCGCGGTCGCCAACCAGGTGCAGCACGAGCGCATCCGCTCCCAGGGGGACAGGCAGCGTACGGGACCGGAAAGCGAACTTGCCGGCAAATCCGAGAAGTTGAAGAAGATAGTTGAGCTAATGGCAGACAATCTCGACGAACCCTTCTCTGCAGCCCAGCTTGCGAAGGCCGCCAATCTGTCGGTCAGGCAGGTGGAGCGCCTGTTCCTGCGGCACCTGAACGTGACGCCGAGCCGTTACTACATGCGCATGAGGCTCGAGCGCGCGCGCGAGCTCTTGCGCCAGACTAATATGCCGATCTTGAGCGTCGCGCTTGCAACCGGCTTCTCCTCGCATTCCTATTTTGCGCAAAGCTACCGCCTGCAATTCGGTCGCCCGCCCAGCGAGGAACGACGCAGCATGGTGAGCTGA